In a single window of the Hippoglossus hippoglossus isolate fHipHip1 chromosome 7, fHipHip1.pri, whole genome shotgun sequence genome:
- the ube4b gene encoding ubiquitin conjugation factor E4 B isoform X3 codes for MEELSADEIRRRRLVRLAGGQTSQPGTPLSTPLTSPQRETPPGPLHGPSGVAPQPLPPAASQSLGLNVHSGTPATSPMGTSGVAYGSQSSEGVSSLSSSPSNSLETQSQSLSRSQSMDIDTASCEKSMSQVDVDSGIENMEVEDSDRREKRNLTDKETSANSDVSEEQALQLICKILRVSWKEQDRDVIFLPSLATEFHQNPKDAYSDFKDLIGQILMEVLMMSTQSRVHNPFASLTATSQPIAAAKSPDHRLTLVQPSSLGGSPMGPSAGSFGASSLSSLGACGGGMSCDSASDRFTIEACKETEMLNYLIERFDSVGMEERKAPKICSQPNVSQLLSNIRSQCISHVALVLQGTLTQPRSPLQPSLLVPYMLCRNLPYGFIQELARITHPEEGVFRQIFIPILHGLALAVKECSFDSDNFKFPLMALAELCEIKFGKTHPVCSLVTSLPLWCPKPLSPGSGREIQRLSYLGASFSLSVFAEDDTKVGDKYFSGPAITIENTRVVSQSLQHYLESARGDLFKVLHNILLNGETRELALNYMAALVNYNVKKAQMQTDDKLVSTDGFMLNFLWVLQQLSMKIKLETVDPYYIFHPRCRLVVSSEETRLKATMEELKSWLTELHDDPNKFSEPKFPTECFFLTLHAHHLSILPGCRRYIRRLRAIRELNRTVEELKNSENQWKDSPLASRHREMLKRCKTQLKKLVRAKACADVGLLDENLLRRCLQFYSTVIQLILRMVDPAYPNINLPLNPEIPKSFAALPEFYIEDVAEFLLFVVQYSPQVLYEPCVQDIVTFLVVFICSQNYIRNPYLIAKLVEVLFVTNPAVQPRTQRFSEMMENHPLSIKQLVPALMKFYTDVEHTGATSEFYDKFTIRYHISTIFKSLWQNIAHHGTFMEEFNSGKQFVRYINMLINDTTFLLDESLESLKRIHEVQEEMKNKEQWEQLPREQQQSRQSQLTQDERVSRSYLALATETVEMFHILTKQVQKPFLRPELGPRLAAMLNFNLQQLCGPKCRDLKVENPEKYGFEPKKLLDQLTDIYLQLDCARFAKAIADDQRSYSRELFEEVISKMRKAGIKSSIAIEKFKLLSDKVEEIVARNSQSEMDYSDAPDEFKDPLMDTLMTDPVILPSGNIMDRSIILRHLLNSPTDPFNRQPLTESMLESVPELKERIHTWMREKQGGRPF; via the exons GGGTGGCGTATGGTAGTCAGAGCAGCGAGGGCGTCAGCTCCCTCTCCAGCTCCCCTTCCAACAGCCTTGAGACTCAGTCCCAGAGTTTGTCCCGATCGCAGAGCATGGACATCGACACTGCCTCCTGTGAAAAGAG cATGTCCCAGGTGGATGTGGACTCAGGGATAGAGAACATGGAGGTGGAGGACAGCGATCGCAGGGAGAAGAGGAACTTGACAGATAAG GAAACCTCTGCAAACTCTGATGTCTCCGAAGAACAGGCTCTGCAGCTCATTTGTAAGATCCTCCGCGTATCGTGGAAGGAACAGGATAGAGATGTCATCTTTCTCCCTTCACTGGCTACAGAGTTCCACCAGAACCCTAAAGATG cATACTCTGACTTCAAAGACCTCATCGGCCAGATCCTGATGGAAGTCTTAATGATGTCCACCCAGTCACGTGTCCACAACCCCTTTGCGAGCTTGACCGCCACCTCTCAGCCAATTGCAGCAGCCAAATCTCCTGACCACCGACTGACGCTGGTGCAGCCCTCCAGCCTCGGTGGCAGTCCCATGGGCCCCAGTGCAGGATCCTTTGGTGCCAGCTCTCTGTCCAG TCTTGGTGCATGTGGAGGGGGGATGTCCTGCGACTCAGCCAGCGACCGCTTCACCATTGAAGCATGCAAAGAGACGGAGATGCTGAACTACCTCATTGAGCGTTTTGACAGTGTTGgcatggaggagaggaaagctCCCAAG ATCTGCAGCCAACCAAATGTCAGCCAGCTTCTCAGTAACATTCGCTCTCAGTGTATTTCTCACGTTGCCCTGGTCCTGCAAGGCACCTTGACCCAGCCTCG AAGCCCTCTCCAGCCGTCTCTGCTGGTACCTTATATGCTGTGTCGGAACCTTCCTTACGGTTTTATTCAGGAGCTGGCACGCATTACCCACCCGGAGGAAGGAGTGTTCAGACAG atCTTCATTCCTATCCTCCATGGGCTGGCTCTTGCAGTTAAAGAATGTTCTTTTGACAGTGACAACTTTAAATTCCCGCTCATG gcaTTAGCTGAACTTTGTGAAATTAAGTTTGGAAAGACTCACCCAGTGTGCAGTTTG GTAACGTCGCTGCCTCTATGGTGTCCCAAACCTCTGAGCCCTGGTTCTGGCCGAGAGATCCAGAGACTGTCTTACCTGGGAGCCTCCTTCAGCCTCTCTGTGTTCGCTGAGGATGAt ACCAAAGTAGGAGACAAATATTTCTCGGGCCCAGCCATCACCATAGAGAACACACGAGTTGTCAGCCAGTCATTGCAGCACTACCTGGAGTCAGCAAGG ggtgaCCTGTTCAAAGTTCTTCATAACATCCTACTAAATGGAGAGACGCGCGAGTTAGCTCTTAATTACATGGCAGCTTTAGTCAATTACAATGTGAAGAAAGCTCAGATGCAG accGATGACAAGCTGGTGTCTACAGACGGCTTCATGCTGAACTTCTTATGGGTGCTGCAACAGCTGAGCATGAAGATCAAGCTGGAGACGGTGGACCCTTATTACATTTTCCACCCACGCTGTCGCCTTGTTGTCAGCTCAGAGGAAACGCGTCTAAAGGCCACTATGGAGGAGCTGAAAAGCTGGCTGACTGAATTGC acgacGACCCCAACAAGTTCTCAGAACCCAAGTTCCCCACAGAGTGTTTCTTCTtgacactgcacgcccaccaTTTGTCTATCCTGCCTGGCTGCAGGCGCTACATCCGCAGGTTGCGAGCTATCCGTGAACTAAACAG GACTGTAGAGGAGCTGAAGAACAGTGAAAACCAATGGAAAGATTCTCCCCTGGCCAGTCGACACAGAGAGATGCTCAAGCGCTGTAAAACCCAGCTCAAA AAACTGGTGCGAGCCAAAGCTTGTGCTGACGTGGGCCTTCTGGATGAGAACCTGCTCCGCAGATGTCTGCAGTTCTACAGCACAGTTATTCAGCTCATTCTCCGCATGGTGGACCCTGCCTATCCAAA CATTAACCTGCCACTGAACCCTGAGATTCCCAAAAGCTTTGCTGCTCTCCCCGAGTTCTACATTGAAGATGTGGCTGAGTTTCTGCTTTTTGTTGTGCA GTATTCTCCCCAGGTTTTATATGAGCCATGTGTCCAGGACATTGTCACCTTCTTGGTGGTGTTCATCTGCAGCCAGAACTACATCAGGAACCCCTACCTTATCGCCAAGTTGGTGGAGGTGCTGTTCGTCACCAACCCTGCTGTACAGCCCCGTACTCAGCGATTTTCCGAAATGATGGAGAACCACCCATTGTCCATCAAACAGCTGGTCCCTGCCCTCATGAAGTTCTACACAG ATGTTGAGCATACCGGCGCCACCAGCGAGTTCTATGATAAGTTCACTATACGGTACCATATCAGCACGATCTTCAAGAGTCTCTGGCAGAACATTGCCCACCATGGCACTTTCATGGAGGAGTTCAA CTCTGGAAAGCAGTTTGTGCGCTACATCAACATGCTGATAAACGACACCACCTTCTTGTTAGACGAGAGCCTTGAGTCCCTGAAGCGTATCCACGAAGTTCaagaagagatgaaaaataaGGAGCAGTGGGAGCAGCTACCGAGG gagcagcagcagagccgcCAGTCCCAGCTGACTCAGGATGAGCGGGTGTCTCGCTCCTATCTGGCCTTGGCCACAGAGACGGTTGAAATGTTCCACATCCTCACCAAGCAGGTCCAGAAGCCTTTCCTCAGGCCT GAGCTTGGGCCTCGTTTAGCTGCCATGCTGAACTTTAACCTCCAGCAACTCTGTGGGCCAAAGTGTCGGGACCTGAAGGTGGAGAACCCTGAGAAATACGGCTTTGAGCCCAAGAAGCTCTTAGACCAGCTGACCGATATCTACCTGCAGCTGGACTGTGCCCGTTTTGCTAAAGCAATTGCAGACGACCAG cgGTCGTACAGCCGTGAGCTCTTTGAAGAGGTGATCTCAAAGATGAGGAAGGCTGGAATCAAGTCATCCATCGCCATTGAAAAATTCAAGCTGCTGTCTGATAAGGTGGAGGAAATAGTCGCCAGGAACTCCCAGTCTGAGATGGACTACAGTGATGCACCTGACGAGTTCAAag ACCCCCTGATGGACACACTGATGACTGACCCTGTGATTCTACCTTCGGGGAACATCATGGATCGATCCATCATCCTACGCCACCTGCTCAACTCCCCAACCGATCCCTTCAACAGGCAGCCGCTCACAGAGAGCATGTTGGAGTCAG TCCCAGAGCTGAAGGAGAGGATCCACACCTggatgagagagaaacaaggtGGACGGCCCTTTTGA
- the ube4b gene encoding ubiquitin conjugation factor E4 B isoform X1 gives MEELSADEIRRRRLVRLAGGQTSQPGTPLSTPLTSPQRETPPGPLHGPSGVAPQPLPPAASQSLGLNVHSGTPATSPMGTSGVAYGSQSSEGVSSLSSSPSNSLETQSQSLSRSQSMDIDTASCEKSMSQVDVDSGIENMEVEDSDRREKRNLTDKETSANSDVSEEQALQLICKILRVSWKEQDRDVIFLPSLATEFHQNPKDAYSDFKDLIGQILMEVLMMSTQSRVHNPFASLTATSQPIAAAKSPDHRLTLVQPSSLGGSPMGPSAGSFGASSLSSLYGCGSPHPMALDVAKRTSPSLPTPTTPSTPSTPSTPSTPQFIVPHIPPVTATPRHSLNPPSAPLPISQRYRPYSVTSSGGAPSPSSWGHRGVGFFEPSPSPAGPSVPPNTPVPVPPLSPQSLSLSSPGAHNLPSSTPPTTVPPSPRSNARQTAFGSRIPPSSPLSFLFFALSDMSQDSSDEESEEEEDFARVQFGSSLGACGGGMSCDSASDRFTIEACKETEMLNYLIERFDSVGMEERKAPKICSQPNVSQLLSNIRSQCISHVALVLQGTLTQPRSPLQPSLLVPYMLCRNLPYGFIQELARITHPEEGVFRQIFIPILHGLALAVKECSFDSDNFKFPLMALAELCEIKFGKTHPVCSLVTSLPLWCPKPLSPGSGREIQRLSYLGASFSLSVFAEDDTKVGDKYFSGPAITIENTRVVSQSLQHYLESARGDLFKVLHNILLNGETRELALNYMAALVNYNVKKAQMQTDDKLVSTDGFMLNFLWVLQQLSMKIKLETVDPYYIFHPRCRLVVSSEETRLKATMEELKSWLTELHDDPNKFSEPKFPTECFFLTLHAHHLSILPGCRRYIRRLRAIRELNRTVEELKNSENQWKDSPLASRHREMLKRCKTQLKKLVRAKACADVGLLDENLLRRCLQFYSTVIQLILRMVDPAYPNINLPLNPEIPKSFAALPEFYIEDVAEFLLFVVQYSPQVLYEPCVQDIVTFLVVFICSQNYIRNPYLIAKLVEVLFVTNPAVQPRTQRFSEMMENHPLSIKQLVPALMKFYTDVEHTGATSEFYDKFTIRYHISTIFKSLWQNIAHHGTFMEEFNSGKQFVRYINMLINDTTFLLDESLESLKRIHEVQEEMKNKEQWEQLPREQQQSRQSQLTQDERVSRSYLALATETVEMFHILTKQVQKPFLRPELGPRLAAMLNFNLQQLCGPKCRDLKVENPEKYGFEPKKLLDQLTDIYLQLDCARFAKAIADDQRSYSRELFEEVISKMRKAGIKSSIAIEKFKLLSDKVEEIVARNSQSEMDYSDAPDEFKDPLMDTLMTDPVILPSGNIMDRSIILRHLLNSPTDPFNRQPLTESMLESVPELKERIHTWMREKQGGRPF, from the exons GGGTGGCGTATGGTAGTCAGAGCAGCGAGGGCGTCAGCTCCCTCTCCAGCTCCCCTTCCAACAGCCTTGAGACTCAGTCCCAGAGTTTGTCCCGATCGCAGAGCATGGACATCGACACTGCCTCCTGTGAAAAGAG cATGTCCCAGGTGGATGTGGACTCAGGGATAGAGAACATGGAGGTGGAGGACAGCGATCGCAGGGAGAAGAGGAACTTGACAGATAAG GAAACCTCTGCAAACTCTGATGTCTCCGAAGAACAGGCTCTGCAGCTCATTTGTAAGATCCTCCGCGTATCGTGGAAGGAACAGGATAGAGATGTCATCTTTCTCCCTTCACTGGCTACAGAGTTCCACCAGAACCCTAAAGATG cATACTCTGACTTCAAAGACCTCATCGGCCAGATCCTGATGGAAGTCTTAATGATGTCCACCCAGTCACGTGTCCACAACCCCTTTGCGAGCTTGACCGCCACCTCTCAGCCAATTGCAGCAGCCAAATCTCCTGACCACCGACTGACGCTGGTGCAGCCCTCCAGCCTCGGTGGCAGTCCCATGGGCCCCAGTGCAGGATCCTTTGGTGCCAGCTCTCTGTCCAG TCTGTATGGGTGTGGTAGTCCTCACCCAATGGCTTTGGATGTAGCCAAGAGGACTTCTCCGTCTCTTCCCACCCCTACTACACCCTCTACACCTTCTACACCCTCTACCCCCTCTACCCCACAATTCATTGTTCCCCACATTCCACCTGTTACTGCTACTCCAAGACACTCCCTCAACCCTCCATCTGCCCCCCTGCCTATCTCCCAACGCTATCGGCCCTACTCTGTCACCTCTTCCGGGGGGGCTCCTTCCCCATCCAGCTGGGGACACAGAGGAGTTGGTTTCTTTGAACCCTCTCCGAGCCCCGCTGGGCCCTCTGTTCCTCCCAACACCCCAGTTCCTGTGCCACCACTCAGCCCCCAGTCCCTCTCCCTGAGCTCCCCTGGGGCTCACAACCTGCCCTCCTCCACACCCCCTACCACGGTGCCCCCTTCTCCCAGATCGAACGCTCGCCAAACTGCCTTTGGTTCCAGGATCCCACCATCTAG CCCCTTGTCGTTCCTGTTCTTTGCCCTGTCTGACATGTCTCAGGACAGCAGTGATGaagagtctgaggaggaggaggattttgcGCGGGTTCAGTTTGGGTCCAG TCTTGGTGCATGTGGAGGGGGGATGTCCTGCGACTCAGCCAGCGACCGCTTCACCATTGAAGCATGCAAAGAGACGGAGATGCTGAACTACCTCATTGAGCGTTTTGACAGTGTTGgcatggaggagaggaaagctCCCAAG ATCTGCAGCCAACCAAATGTCAGCCAGCTTCTCAGTAACATTCGCTCTCAGTGTATTTCTCACGTTGCCCTGGTCCTGCAAGGCACCTTGACCCAGCCTCG AAGCCCTCTCCAGCCGTCTCTGCTGGTACCTTATATGCTGTGTCGGAACCTTCCTTACGGTTTTATTCAGGAGCTGGCACGCATTACCCACCCGGAGGAAGGAGTGTTCAGACAG atCTTCATTCCTATCCTCCATGGGCTGGCTCTTGCAGTTAAAGAATGTTCTTTTGACAGTGACAACTTTAAATTCCCGCTCATG gcaTTAGCTGAACTTTGTGAAATTAAGTTTGGAAAGACTCACCCAGTGTGCAGTTTG GTAACGTCGCTGCCTCTATGGTGTCCCAAACCTCTGAGCCCTGGTTCTGGCCGAGAGATCCAGAGACTGTCTTACCTGGGAGCCTCCTTCAGCCTCTCTGTGTTCGCTGAGGATGAt ACCAAAGTAGGAGACAAATATTTCTCGGGCCCAGCCATCACCATAGAGAACACACGAGTTGTCAGCCAGTCATTGCAGCACTACCTGGAGTCAGCAAGG ggtgaCCTGTTCAAAGTTCTTCATAACATCCTACTAAATGGAGAGACGCGCGAGTTAGCTCTTAATTACATGGCAGCTTTAGTCAATTACAATGTGAAGAAAGCTCAGATGCAG accGATGACAAGCTGGTGTCTACAGACGGCTTCATGCTGAACTTCTTATGGGTGCTGCAACAGCTGAGCATGAAGATCAAGCTGGAGACGGTGGACCCTTATTACATTTTCCACCCACGCTGTCGCCTTGTTGTCAGCTCAGAGGAAACGCGTCTAAAGGCCACTATGGAGGAGCTGAAAAGCTGGCTGACTGAATTGC acgacGACCCCAACAAGTTCTCAGAACCCAAGTTCCCCACAGAGTGTTTCTTCTtgacactgcacgcccaccaTTTGTCTATCCTGCCTGGCTGCAGGCGCTACATCCGCAGGTTGCGAGCTATCCGTGAACTAAACAG GACTGTAGAGGAGCTGAAGAACAGTGAAAACCAATGGAAAGATTCTCCCCTGGCCAGTCGACACAGAGAGATGCTCAAGCGCTGTAAAACCCAGCTCAAA AAACTGGTGCGAGCCAAAGCTTGTGCTGACGTGGGCCTTCTGGATGAGAACCTGCTCCGCAGATGTCTGCAGTTCTACAGCACAGTTATTCAGCTCATTCTCCGCATGGTGGACCCTGCCTATCCAAA CATTAACCTGCCACTGAACCCTGAGATTCCCAAAAGCTTTGCTGCTCTCCCCGAGTTCTACATTGAAGATGTGGCTGAGTTTCTGCTTTTTGTTGTGCA GTATTCTCCCCAGGTTTTATATGAGCCATGTGTCCAGGACATTGTCACCTTCTTGGTGGTGTTCATCTGCAGCCAGAACTACATCAGGAACCCCTACCTTATCGCCAAGTTGGTGGAGGTGCTGTTCGTCACCAACCCTGCTGTACAGCCCCGTACTCAGCGATTTTCCGAAATGATGGAGAACCACCCATTGTCCATCAAACAGCTGGTCCCTGCCCTCATGAAGTTCTACACAG ATGTTGAGCATACCGGCGCCACCAGCGAGTTCTATGATAAGTTCACTATACGGTACCATATCAGCACGATCTTCAAGAGTCTCTGGCAGAACATTGCCCACCATGGCACTTTCATGGAGGAGTTCAA CTCTGGAAAGCAGTTTGTGCGCTACATCAACATGCTGATAAACGACACCACCTTCTTGTTAGACGAGAGCCTTGAGTCCCTGAAGCGTATCCACGAAGTTCaagaagagatgaaaaataaGGAGCAGTGGGAGCAGCTACCGAGG gagcagcagcagagccgcCAGTCCCAGCTGACTCAGGATGAGCGGGTGTCTCGCTCCTATCTGGCCTTGGCCACAGAGACGGTTGAAATGTTCCACATCCTCACCAAGCAGGTCCAGAAGCCTTTCCTCAGGCCT GAGCTTGGGCCTCGTTTAGCTGCCATGCTGAACTTTAACCTCCAGCAACTCTGTGGGCCAAAGTGTCGGGACCTGAAGGTGGAGAACCCTGAGAAATACGGCTTTGAGCCCAAGAAGCTCTTAGACCAGCTGACCGATATCTACCTGCAGCTGGACTGTGCCCGTTTTGCTAAAGCAATTGCAGACGACCAG cgGTCGTACAGCCGTGAGCTCTTTGAAGAGGTGATCTCAAAGATGAGGAAGGCTGGAATCAAGTCATCCATCGCCATTGAAAAATTCAAGCTGCTGTCTGATAAGGTGGAGGAAATAGTCGCCAGGAACTCCCAGTCTGAGATGGACTACAGTGATGCACCTGACGAGTTCAAag ACCCCCTGATGGACACACTGATGACTGACCCTGTGATTCTACCTTCGGGGAACATCATGGATCGATCCATCATCCTACGCCACCTGCTCAACTCCCCAACCGATCCCTTCAACAGGCAGCCGCTCACAGAGAGCATGTTGGAGTCAG TCCCAGAGCTGAAGGAGAGGATCCACACCTggatgagagagaaacaaggtGGACGGCCCTTTTGA